A region of Pyxidicoccus parkwaysis DNA encodes the following proteins:
- a CDS encoding GNAT family N-acetyltransferase — translation MPPVAPPPGVPAPIAEPLTREDAASGFRCESEALNRFFRQEAGQNQRGGVSRTWVLRRGAEEDPMLPRVLGYYTLTVGAVQRASAPVDVAKHLPPYPLPVVIIGRLARDVRVRGRGVGEALLDHAHRRALHVNAQVGAVLVIADAKDAGAASFYARHGYRPLLTSVPEGQEWPRRMYLRVKDLRAAFAEDA, via the coding sequence ATGCCTCCTGTCGCGCCTCCTCCTGGAGTCCCCGCGCCCATCGCCGAGCCGCTGACGCGCGAGGACGCGGCGAGTGGCTTCCGGTGTGAGTCGGAGGCGCTCAACCGCTTCTTCCGCCAGGAGGCGGGACAGAATCAGCGTGGCGGCGTCAGTCGGACGTGGGTGCTTCGCAGGGGCGCGGAGGAGGACCCGATGCTTCCTCGCGTGCTGGGCTACTACACGCTCACGGTGGGCGCGGTGCAGCGGGCCTCGGCTCCGGTGGATGTCGCGAAGCACCTCCCTCCGTATCCGTTGCCGGTCGTCATCATTGGACGCCTGGCGCGGGATGTTCGCGTGAGGGGCAGGGGAGTGGGTGAGGCGCTGCTCGACCATGCGCACCGGCGTGCACTTCATGTGAACGCGCAGGTGGGAGCGGTGCTCGTCATCGCGGATGCGAAGGACGCGGGGGCCGCGAGCTTCTATGCGCGTCATGGCTACAGGCCGCTGCTGACCTCCGTGCCCGAGGGCCAGGAGTGGCCTCGCCGGATGTACCTGCGGGTGAAGGACCTCCGGGCGGCGTTCGCGGAAGATGCATGA
- a CDS encoding winged helix-turn-helix transcriptional regulator yields the protein MASSLERTFNCPVELALEVLGGKWKVVMLARLKEGPLRYAELRRLVPRMSEKMLTQRLRELEEQGLILRVTRPGAAKQAVYTLTQRGESARPTLQALYDWGVRIADEVGARIESPTPAKRRKTA from the coding sequence ATGGCCTCATCCCTGGAACGGACCTTCAACTGTCCCGTCGAGCTGGCGCTGGAGGTGCTCGGCGGGAAGTGGAAGGTGGTGATGCTCGCGCGGCTGAAGGAAGGGCCGCTGCGGTACGCGGAGCTGCGGCGCCTGGTGCCGCGCATGAGCGAGAAGATGCTCACCCAGCGGCTGCGCGAATTGGAGGAGCAGGGACTCATCCTGCGCGTCACGCGGCCCGGCGCGGCGAAGCAGGCCGTCTACACCCTGACCCAGCGGGGCGAGTCCGCGCGGCCCACGCTCCAGGCGCTCTACGACTGGGGCGTGCGCATCGCGGATGAGGTCGGAGCCCGCATCGAATCCCCCACCCCCGCGAAACGAAGGAAGACCGCATGA
- a CDS encoding Ig-like domain-containing protein, whose amino-acid sequence MHPNHTQRPAPRRTGLLGLVALVAAVLALPASAQTQTNTQATQRAINFLSADVVNWTNANGCVACHRQGAVVFGMSNAKANGYDMNFVASNGQTNANNLSALALRIKNDQLANGSWIHEGVNFRNEKTSFSTFGLAGYDQNVSTQYSASLVAAANWALTTQSAGRWPSDHANFPVDHGSVQTTARIMTGIAQSKQRVDPAKAAQYQAALDNAAAYLRNNLNNGDTSATGDGMPYTFQMAWAIVGLKAAGPGPGGANTTAINTLADRLIARQSAAGVPGWGNLANEAANDFSTGSAIYGLCLAGREPATDPRLRSAIEWLKTRQAANGSWGSGTASVDIPTTFAALGLSCFGDFSVKVTVVGADKQELLIDHNAPQTATFTFRVKNHGYQADSYTLSVPGGLPGWSAVVSQPTLFLAAGDEGTVSITVTAPPHLFPALTSEFTLIATSVGAPGVSGSARVNAYTPPLPPVTGRPTVTTIQTPAANSHIVIGTGGTLSARVTDAGAPVVGPGRGVVTFYVAGVPVGADSDADGDGLFTTPWVPSVDAWTATGAQDYRAVYSGVELAPPLANLLGSTDARTLIIDPFPYETPMVTIGNPPAFTRETNLDIWGYATPRAPGAVVTYAAFIVNGGAPIVLTPGNGGLIFTSITLTEGPNIIQMTARDSFGGVTTKQVNLTVDRVAPVLTIQSPVNGASIGQAVVAVTSSVQDQTPVRVETQWANVSLLEFGNGTVTHNVPLNYGDQGIMVRATDSAGNVTEKFIIVWVDPGTPVVSTSFADNQLFGPLPNSELSYAINVQTISASTVRVNGGPVMPLPRGGGQIQTTAALLPGVNTLSIVVTSETGVTTTTTRRVNYDVAPPQATLLSPTVGSTASGIITLRARVTDNFGPVNNVGFSRDMSGIRAGTLQSDGTWIAELDTRELVDGAHTIDVWMSDGVGNSTVQRFNFNVDN is encoded by the coding sequence ATGCATCCCAATCACACACAGCGGCCCGCGCCGCGCCGTACCGGCCTGCTCGGGCTGGTGGCGCTGGTGGCGGCCGTGCTCGCGCTTCCCGCGTCAGCCCAGACGCAGACCAACACCCAGGCCACCCAGCGCGCCATCAACTTCCTCAGCGCGGACGTCGTCAACTGGACCAACGCCAACGGCTGCGTGGCCTGTCACCGGCAGGGCGCCGTGGTGTTCGGCATGTCCAACGCCAAGGCCAACGGCTACGACATGAACTTCGTCGCCTCCAACGGGCAGACGAACGCGAACAACCTGTCCGCCCTCGCCCTGCGCATCAAGAACGACCAGTTGGCCAACGGCTCGTGGATTCACGAGGGCGTGAACTTCCGCAACGAGAAGACGTCCTTCTCCACCTTCGGCCTCGCCGGGTACGACCAGAACGTCTCCACCCAGTACAGCGCGTCGCTCGTCGCGGCGGCCAACTGGGCGCTGACCACGCAGTCGGCGGGCCGGTGGCCTTCGGACCACGCCAACTTCCCGGTGGACCATGGCAGCGTGCAGACCACGGCGCGCATCATGACGGGCATCGCCCAGTCGAAGCAGCGCGTGGACCCGGCGAAGGCCGCGCAGTACCAGGCCGCCCTGGACAACGCCGCCGCCTACCTGCGTAACAACCTCAACAACGGCGACACCTCCGCCACCGGCGACGGCATGCCGTACACGTTCCAGATGGCGTGGGCCATCGTCGGCCTGAAGGCCGCGGGCCCCGGCCCCGGCGGTGCAAATACCACCGCCATCAACACCCTCGCGGACCGCCTCATCGCCCGCCAGTCCGCCGCCGGAGTCCCGGGCTGGGGCAACCTGGCCAACGAGGCCGCCAATGACTTCTCCACTGGCAGCGCCATCTATGGCCTGTGCCTCGCCGGCCGCGAGCCCGCCACGGACCCGCGCCTGCGCAGCGCGATTGAGTGGCTTAAGACGCGCCAGGCCGCCAACGGGAGCTGGGGCTCCGGCACCGCCAGCGTCGACATCCCCACCACCTTCGCGGCGCTGGGCCTGTCGTGCTTCGGCGACTTCAGCGTGAAGGTCACCGTGGTGGGGGCGGACAAGCAGGAGCTGCTCATCGACCACAACGCGCCGCAGACGGCCACCTTCACCTTCCGCGTGAAGAACCACGGCTACCAGGCGGACTCGTACACGCTGAGCGTCCCGGGCGGTCTGCCCGGCTGGTCCGCGGTGGTGAGCCAGCCCACGCTGTTCCTCGCCGCCGGTGACGAGGGCACCGTCAGCATCACCGTCACCGCGCCGCCGCACCTGTTCCCCGCGCTCACCTCCGAGTTCACCCTCATCGCGACCTCGGTCGGCGCTCCGGGCGTGTCGGGCTCGGCGCGCGTCAACGCGTACACGCCGCCGCTGCCTCCCGTGACGGGCCGCCCCACCGTCACCACCATCCAGACGCCCGCCGCCAACTCGCACATCGTCATCGGCACGGGCGGCACGCTGTCCGCGCGCGTGACGGACGCGGGCGCTCCTGTCGTCGGTCCGGGCCGTGGCGTCGTCACCTTCTACGTCGCGGGCGTGCCGGTGGGCGCGGACTCGGACGCGGACGGCGACGGCCTCTTCACCACGCCGTGGGTGCCCTCGGTGGATGCCTGGACGGCGACGGGCGCGCAGGACTACCGCGCGGTGTACTCCGGCGTGGAGCTGGCGCCGCCGCTCGCCAACCTGCTGGGCAGCACGGACGCGCGCACGCTCATCATCGACCCGTTCCCGTATGAGACACCGATGGTGACCATCGGCAACCCGCCGGCCTTCACGCGCGAGACGAACCTGGACATCTGGGGCTACGCCACGCCGCGCGCTCCCGGTGCCGTCGTCACCTACGCGGCCTTCATCGTGAATGGCGGCGCGCCCATCGTCCTCACGCCGGGCAATGGCGGCCTCATCTTCACCTCCATCACGCTGACGGAAGGGCCGAACATCATCCAGATGACCGCGCGCGACAGCTTCGGCGGTGTCACCACGAAGCAGGTCAACCTCACGGTGGACCGCGTGGCGCCCGTCCTCACCATCCAGTCGCCCGTGAATGGCGCGTCCATTGGCCAGGCGGTGGTGGCGGTGACGTCGTCGGTGCAGGACCAGACGCCGGTGCGCGTGGAGACGCAATGGGCCAACGTGTCGCTGCTCGAGTTCGGCAACGGCACCGTCACCCACAACGTGCCGCTGAACTACGGCGACCAGGGCATCATGGTGCGCGCCACGGACAGCGCGGGCAACGTCACCGAGAAGTTCATCATCGTCTGGGTGGACCCGGGCACGCCGGTGGTGAGCACCAGCTTCGCGGACAACCAGCTCTTCGGGCCGCTGCCCAACAGCGAGCTCAGCTACGCCATCAACGTGCAGACCATCTCCGCGTCCACCGTGCGCGTCAACGGCGGGCCGGTGATGCCGCTGCCTCGCGGCGGCGGACAGATTCAGACGACGGCCGCGCTGCTGCCCGGCGTCAACACGCTGAGCATCGTCGTGACGAGCGAGACGGGCGTCACCACCACCACCACGCGCCGGGTGAACTACGACGTGGCGCCGCCCCAGGCCACGCTGCTCAGCCCCACCGTGGGCAGCACCGCCAGCGGCATCATCACGCTGCGCGCCCGCGTCACCGACAACTTCGGGCCGGTGAACAACGTGGGCTTCAGCCGCGACATGTCCGGCATCCGCGCCGGCACGCTCCAGTCCGACGGCACGTGGATTGCCGAGCTCGACACGCGCGAGCTGGTGGATGGGGCGCACACCATCGATGTCTGGATGAGCGACGGCGTGGGCAACTCCACCGTGCAGCGCTTCAACTTCAACGTCGACAACTGA
- a CDS encoding ornithine cyclodeaminase family protein, with amino-acid sequence MPTLILTAKDLRSLYSVELGLTAVERAFRAHGLGEALMPPKVYLSLPKYDGDFRAMPAFLDGSAGVKWVNAHPRNPEKHNLPTVRALYILSDPDTASPLAILDGTLLTAWRTGAAAGVASKFLAKKGPRTLGLVGSGVQARVFIDAHRAIYGELELLLSDVSESAAKALQAEKGGRVASLQEACGADIVCTSTPVRSPIVKREWIRAGTHINAMGADAPGKQELEPRILTDGRVFIDDTEQATHSGEVNVPLHDGLFKEEQIAGTLGEVVAGKKRGRSGDEITVFDSTGLALQDVALARALYDVALKRGVGQQMDIVGG; translated from the coding sequence ATGCCCACCCTCATCCTCACCGCGAAGGACCTGCGCAGCCTCTACTCCGTCGAGCTCGGCCTCACCGCCGTCGAGCGCGCCTTCCGCGCGCACGGCCTCGGTGAGGCGCTCATGCCGCCCAAGGTCTACCTGTCCCTCCCCAAGTACGACGGCGACTTCCGCGCCATGCCCGCGTTCCTCGACGGCTCCGCCGGCGTGAAGTGGGTCAACGCCCATCCCCGCAACCCCGAGAAGCACAACCTCCCCACCGTCCGCGCCCTCTACATCCTCAGCGACCCGGACACCGCCTCGCCCCTCGCCATCCTCGACGGCACCCTCCTCACCGCATGGCGCACCGGCGCCGCCGCGGGCGTTGCCTCGAAGTTCCTCGCGAAGAAGGGCCCGCGCACCCTCGGCCTCGTCGGCAGCGGCGTGCAGGCCCGCGTCTTCATCGACGCCCACCGCGCCATCTACGGCGAGCTGGAATTGCTCCTCTCCGACGTCTCCGAGTCCGCCGCCAAGGCCCTCCAGGCCGAGAAGGGCGGCCGCGTCGCCAGCCTCCAGGAGGCGTGCGGCGCAGACATCGTCTGCACCTCCACGCCCGTGCGCAGCCCCATCGTGAAGCGCGAGTGGATTCGCGCCGGCACGCACATCAATGCCATGGGCGCCGACGCCCCCGGCAAGCAGGAGCTGGAGCCGCGCATCCTCACCGACGGCCGCGTCTTCATCGACGACACCGAGCAGGCCACCCACTCCGGCGAGGTCAACGTCCCCCTCCACGACGGCCTCTTCAAGGAGGAGCAGATTGCCGGCACCCTCGGCGAAGTCGTCGCCGGCAAGAAGCGCGGCCGCTCCGGTGACGAAATCACCGTCTTCGACTCCACCGGCCTCGCGCTCCAGGACGTGGCCCTCGCCCGCGCCCTCTACGACGTCGCATTGAAGCGCGGCGTCGGCCAGCAGATGGACATCGTCGGAGGCTGA
- a CDS encoding DoxX family protein yields the protein MNARTLAYWTTTALTAFSFISGGAAYLYHAEAPLKGMAELGYPMYFVMLLGVWKVLGGVAILAPRLPLLKEWAYAGIAFDLTGAVVSHAASGHPPMKLVGPIAILAIAIASWALRPASRRMNAPTGTSAPAGNAVQAYATASR from the coding sequence ATGAACGCACGCACCCTCGCCTACTGGACCACCACCGCCCTCACCGCCTTCAGCTTCATCTCCGGGGGCGCGGCCTACCTGTACCACGCGGAAGCACCCCTCAAGGGCATGGCCGAGCTCGGCTACCCCATGTACTTCGTCATGTTGCTCGGAGTGTGGAAGGTGCTCGGAGGCGTGGCCATTCTCGCGCCGCGCCTGCCCCTGCTGAAGGAGTGGGCCTATGCGGGCATCGCATTCGACCTCACCGGGGCGGTCGTCTCCCATGCCGCCAGCGGACACCCGCCGATGAAGCTCGTGGGCCCCATCGCCATCCTCGCAATCGCCATCGCTTCGTGGGCGCTCCGGCCCGCGAGCCGCAGAATGAACGCCCCGACGGGAACGTCCGCTCCGGCGGGGAACGCCGTGCAGGCGTACGCCACTGCATCCCGGTGA
- a CDS encoding sigma-70 family RNA polymerase sigma factor: MDAKPWLTQRFEESREHLRAVAFRMLGSRSDAEDAVQEVWLRLTRADTSGVENLGGWMTTVVARVCLDMLRARKARPEEPQGAHLPDTVVKQAGAVDPEKERLLADSIGPALLVVLDTLGPAERLAFVLHDMFAVSFDEIATIVGRTPTAARQLASRARRRIQGGAVTPEEDLARQRTIVEAFLAASREGNFDALLSLLDPEVVVRADSVAVRKGAFTDVRGAQAVASTFKGRAQGAQLALVNGAAGAVWIHGGQPRLAFNFVVEGGRIMEIELIADPTSLDELSLEVLGGTPSP, encoded by the coding sequence ATGGACGCGAAACCCTGGCTGACGCAGCGCTTCGAGGAGAGCCGTGAGCACCTGAGGGCGGTGGCCTTCCGGATGCTCGGCTCACGGAGTGACGCGGAGGACGCGGTGCAGGAGGTCTGGCTCCGGCTCACCCGCGCCGACACCTCCGGCGTGGAGAACCTGGGCGGCTGGATGACCACCGTCGTCGCGCGCGTGTGCCTGGACATGCTGCGCGCGCGCAAGGCCCGTCCCGAGGAGCCCCAGGGCGCACACCTGCCCGACACCGTGGTGAAGCAGGCGGGCGCGGTGGACCCGGAGAAGGAACGGCTCCTGGCCGACTCCATCGGTCCCGCGCTGCTCGTGGTCCTCGACACGCTGGGCCCCGCCGAGCGGCTCGCCTTCGTGCTGCACGACATGTTCGCGGTGTCCTTCGACGAAATCGCGACCATCGTCGGGCGCACGCCCACCGCCGCGAGACAGCTCGCCAGCCGGGCGCGCCGCAGAATCCAGGGCGGAGCCGTGACGCCGGAGGAGGACCTCGCCCGGCAGCGGACAATTGTAGAGGCTTTCCTCGCGGCCTCGCGCGAGGGGAACTTCGACGCGCTGCTCTCGCTGTTGGACCCCGAGGTCGTGGTCCGGGCTGACAGCGTGGCCGTGCGGAAGGGAGCCTTTACGGATGTCCGTGGGGCCCAGGCCGTGGCGAGCACCTTCAAGGGCCGGGCCCAGGGCGCGCAGCTCGCGCTGGTCAACGGCGCCGCGGGTGCGGTGTGGATTCACGGCGGCCAGCCGCGCCTTGCCTTCAACTTCGTGGTGGAGGGTGGGCGGATTATGGAAATCGAGCTCATCGCTGACCCCACGAGCCTCGACGAGCTGAGCCTGGAGGTCCTCGGCGGGACTCCGTCCCCCTGA
- a CDS encoding DUF1152 domain-containing protein: MDLSTSPLFERLEDARHVLIAGAGGGFDVFSGLPLYFRLRELGKTVSLANLSFTRLERVEGRTLAPGLMEVDGNTSGPVHYFPEGLLSAWFQSRGEHVPVYCFAHQGVVPLRAAYEALKEKLGFDTVVLVDGGTDILMRGDEVGLGTPEEDISSLAAVDGLEVRDKLVVCLGFGVDFHHGVCHAHFLESVAALSKQGGYLGVTALLEPMREVALYKEAVAHVCERMPRAPSIVSLSVVTAIEGEYGNVHRTVRTEGSKLWINPLMSLYWAFDLTALARRCLYLDVLKDTQTMLEVSRRIEDFRNRLPTVRPWKDIPV, from the coding sequence GTGGACCTGTCGACTTCACCGCTGTTCGAGAGGCTCGAGGACGCACGGCATGTGCTCATCGCGGGAGCGGGCGGAGGCTTCGATGTGTTCAGTGGACTGCCCCTGTACTTCCGGCTGCGCGAGCTGGGGAAGACGGTGTCGCTGGCGAACCTGAGCTTCACGCGGCTGGAGAGGGTGGAGGGGCGAACACTCGCGCCCGGGCTGATGGAGGTGGATGGGAACACGTCCGGTCCGGTGCACTACTTCCCGGAGGGCCTGCTGTCGGCGTGGTTCCAGAGCCGGGGCGAGCACGTGCCCGTGTACTGCTTCGCGCACCAGGGCGTGGTGCCGCTGCGCGCGGCATACGAGGCGCTGAAGGAGAAGCTGGGCTTCGACACGGTGGTGCTGGTGGATGGCGGGACGGACATCCTGATGCGCGGGGATGAGGTCGGGCTGGGCACGCCGGAGGAGGACATCAGCAGCCTGGCGGCGGTGGATGGGCTGGAGGTGCGGGACAAGCTGGTGGTGTGCCTGGGCTTCGGCGTGGACTTCCACCATGGCGTCTGTCACGCGCACTTCCTGGAGTCGGTGGCGGCGCTGAGCAAGCAGGGCGGGTACCTGGGTGTGACGGCGCTGCTGGAGCCGATGCGCGAGGTGGCGCTGTACAAGGAAGCGGTGGCGCACGTGTGCGAGCGGATGCCGCGAGCGCCGAGCATCGTGTCGCTGTCGGTGGTGACGGCGATTGAAGGGGAGTACGGGAACGTCCACCGCACGGTGCGCACCGAGGGCAGCAAGCTGTGGATCAACCCGCTGATGAGCCTGTACTGGGCGTTCGACCTCACGGCGCTCGCGCGGCGGTGCCTGTACCTGGACGTGCTGAAGGACACGCAGACGATGCTGGAGGTGTCCCGGCGCATCGAGGACTTCCGGAACCGGCTGCCCACCGTGCGGCCGTGGAAGGACATCCCGGTGTGA
- a CDS encoding protein kinase domain-containing protein: protein MSERYEAELRHALAEGVLSREEVEALRAEVVRRGVGPLELLREQGRLSEDSLVVLRREALADVAPAVVPENAHGSVPRAEGSGTVRPEDTLTLGPARAVDVRTDDTLPPGTPAARPEPPPRATTDREPDVAPSLMAPRTDEPAFPVPGWDRYQPVRFLGQGGMGRVFLAWDPRLRRHVALKFVRDDDAELARRFVSEARAQARVDHAHVCRVYEVGEINGRVFIAMQYVDGQPLNALVGALTVEQKAMLLRDAAEGVHAAHRAGLVHRDIKPSNILVERTAEGGLKPYVMDFGLARDWKEGVTATGTVLGTPHYMSPEQARGEVTRLDRRADVYSLGATLYALLIGQSPVPGDNGLEVLSNIATAEPRPPRAIDKDIPADLEAITLKCLEKDRSARYGSARELAEDLGRFLDGAPVLARTGPGYRARKWLRKHRRAVATASVALLAVSLGLGQAVLARREVAQREALARRFTEGVERIEAQARYSGTAPLHDTRADREALRARMRDIESAMRDAGSVAEGPGHYALGRGFLALGDEAQAREHLEAAWKQGYQEPRVAYALALALGRLYQEQRLEAERLRNAAQREARLREVEARYRDPALDYLGRSEGAEVPAAEYVAALRAFHQDHTDEALAKLDALGTRLPWFHEAPLLRGDIHLARAVRRRNSGDREGARADFDAGRKAYAEAADIGRSVPAVYRALAQLEYEALIMEVYGQGDVLPPYTRGMEAAGRALATARDEVLGHLLEAAFHRRLAEQRSRLGGEVEPLLDKARAAASEAVALAPSEPKALTELALASLQRANYRQGRGQDGRELLREAAATLERIPEERRDFDFHINLGLVFKGWADSEDGVGGDALAYRGRSVDAFRTAVALDARRAEAWTNLGQAYVARASHPRAPDADGDLAHAAEAMERACSLDPGLVSSWFYAGEVYEARARRLRDSGKDAGPEWTRALEAYRRGVTINPKLPPLHNGVGTILLEQAKEAWDRGDDAEPLLRQSVEAFEQAIAVAPTQGFAHNNLGEVHAWHAEALLGGDASPLPSVHAAEAALQSAVALLPEVPQPWMWLGAVHKVEAADALLRGRDVARPLKQAMVELRQALALNPSLAQAWLLLGEAQAVVARSHARNGQGRDEDFDAAAQSFQKALDLEPARPESRTAFARFCLAWSAWRSQAGLDATLVLERGLTLAEAAEAARPAWAEALAVRAALLSERVKLPDPSESRQAQWSAAREELTRVLASDDARKRALVREQARLVRATLR from the coding sequence GTGAGTGAGCGATACGAAGCCGAGCTGCGACATGCGCTCGCGGAGGGTGTGCTGTCCCGCGAGGAAGTGGAGGCGCTGCGCGCGGAGGTCGTGCGGCGGGGAGTGGGGCCGCTGGAGTTGCTGCGGGAGCAGGGGCGGCTCTCCGAGGACTCGCTCGTCGTGCTGCGCCGAGAGGCGCTGGCGGATGTGGCGCCGGCGGTTGTCCCGGAGAATGCACACGGTTCCGTACCGCGTGCGGAGGGCTCGGGTACTGTTCGCCCGGAAGACACGCTGACGCTCGGCCCCGCGCGTGCCGTGGATGTTCGCACTGACGATACGCTCCCTCCAGGAACACCCGCCGCCCGTCCCGAGCCCCCGCCCCGAGCCACGACCGACCGCGAGCCCGATGTCGCGCCGTCGCTCATGGCTCCCCGCACCGACGAGCCGGCGTTCCCCGTCCCAGGCTGGGACCGCTACCAGCCGGTGCGCTTCCTCGGACAGGGCGGCATGGGACGCGTGTTCCTCGCGTGGGACCCTCGCCTGCGCCGGCACGTCGCGCTCAAGTTCGTCCGTGATGACGACGCCGAGCTCGCTCGCCGCTTCGTCTCCGAGGCCCGCGCCCAGGCCCGTGTGGACCATGCACATGTCTGCCGCGTGTACGAGGTCGGAGAAATCAACGGCCGCGTCTTCATCGCCATGCAGTACGTGGACGGCCAGCCCCTCAATGCGCTCGTGGGTGCGCTCACCGTGGAGCAGAAGGCCATGCTCCTCCGTGATGCCGCCGAAGGCGTCCACGCCGCCCACCGCGCGGGACTCGTCCACCGCGACATCAAGCCGTCCAACATCCTCGTCGAGCGCACCGCCGAAGGGGGCTTGAAGCCCTACGTCATGGACTTCGGCCTCGCTCGCGACTGGAAGGAGGGTGTCACCGCCACCGGCACGGTGCTCGGCACGCCGCACTACATGTCGCCCGAGCAGGCCCGAGGCGAAGTCACGCGGCTGGACCGGCGCGCGGATGTGTACAGCCTCGGTGCCACCCTGTACGCGCTGCTCATCGGACAATCTCCTGTCCCCGGTGACAACGGATTGGAGGTGCTCAGCAACATCGCCACCGCGGAGCCCCGGCCTCCGCGTGCCATCGACAAGGACATTCCCGCCGACCTGGAGGCCATCACCCTCAAGTGTCTGGAGAAGGACCGCTCCGCCCGCTATGGCTCCGCGCGCGAACTGGCCGAGGACCTGGGCCGCTTCCTCGACGGCGCGCCCGTCCTCGCACGCACCGGCCCCGGCTACCGCGCGCGCAAGTGGCTCCGGAAGCACCGTCGCGCCGTGGCCACCGCGTCCGTTGCGCTGCTCGCCGTGTCGCTCGGACTGGGGCAGGCCGTGCTCGCCCGCCGTGAAGTCGCGCAGCGCGAGGCCCTGGCCCGCCGCTTTACCGAGGGAGTGGAGCGAATCGAGGCGCAGGCCCGCTACTCCGGCACCGCGCCCCTGCACGACACCCGCGCGGACCGTGAGGCCCTGCGTGCGCGCATGCGCGACATCGAGTCCGCCATGCGCGACGCGGGCTCCGTCGCGGAAGGGCCGGGGCACTACGCACTGGGGCGCGGCTTCCTCGCGCTCGGAGACGAGGCACAGGCTCGTGAGCACCTGGAGGCCGCGTGGAAGCAGGGCTACCAGGAGCCTCGCGTGGCGTACGCGCTGGCGCTGGCGCTGGGCCGCCTCTACCAGGAGCAGCGCCTGGAGGCGGAGCGACTGAGGAATGCCGCGCAACGCGAGGCCCGCCTGCGTGAAGTGGAGGCCCGCTACCGCGACCCCGCGCTGGACTACTTGGGACGCAGCGAGGGCGCGGAGGTGCCCGCCGCCGAGTACGTCGCCGCCCTGCGCGCCTTCCACCAGGACCATACCGACGAGGCGCTCGCGAAGCTGGATGCGCTCGGCACGCGGCTGCCGTGGTTCCATGAGGCGCCGCTGCTGCGCGGGGACATCCACCTCGCGCGGGCCGTGCGGCGGAGGAACTCGGGAGACCGCGAGGGCGCGCGCGCGGACTTCGACGCCGGGCGAAAGGCCTATGCCGAGGCCGCGGACATCGGCCGCAGCGTGCCCGCCGTGTACCGGGCGCTCGCGCAGCTCGAGTACGAGGCGCTCATCATGGAGGTGTATGGGCAAGGGGACGTGCTGCCGCCGTACACGCGCGGCATGGAGGCCGCGGGGCGGGCACTCGCGACGGCTCGCGACGAAGTCCTCGGTCACCTGCTGGAGGCGGCGTTCCACCGTCGCCTCGCCGAGCAACGCTCCCGGCTGGGGGGAGAGGTGGAGCCCCTGCTGGACAAGGCCCGTGCAGCGGCGAGCGAGGCGGTGGCGCTCGCTCCCTCGGAGCCGAAGGCGCTGACGGAGCTGGCATTGGCCTCGTTGCAGCGCGCCAACTACCGCCAGGGGCGCGGCCAGGACGGGCGCGAGCTGCTCCGCGAGGCCGCCGCCACCCTCGAGCGCATCCCCGAGGAGCGACGCGACTTCGACTTCCACATCAACCTGGGCCTCGTCTTCAAGGGGTGGGCGGACTCCGAGGACGGCGTGGGCGGAGACGCGCTTGCGTACCGTGGACGCAGCGTGGACGCGTTTCGCACCGCCGTGGCGCTGGATGCGCGCCGCGCCGAGGCGTGGACCAACCTGGGACAGGCGTACGTGGCCCGTGCCTCGCACCCGCGTGCGCCGGACGCGGACGGAGACCTGGCCCACGCAGCGGAGGCAATGGAGCGCGCCTGTTCGCTGGACCCGGGCCTCGTCTCCTCGTGGTTCTACGCGGGCGAGGTGTACGAGGCGCGCGCACGGCGACTGCGCGACTCGGGGAAGGACGCGGGGCCGGAGTGGACGCGCGCCCTGGAGGCCTACCGCCGGGGCGTCACCATCAACCCGAAGCTGCCGCCGCTGCACAACGGCGTGGGCACCATCCTCCTCGAGCAGGCGAAGGAGGCCTGGGACCGGGGAGACGATGCGGAGCCGCTGCTTCGCCAGTCGGTGGAGGCCTTCGAGCAGGCCATCGCCGTGGCGCCCACGCAGGGCTTCGCGCACAACAACCTTGGAGAGGTCCACGCGTGGCATGCGGAAGCGTTGCTTGGAGGCGATGCTTCGCCACTGCCGAGCGTGCACGCGGCGGAAGCCGCACTCCAGAGCGCGGTGGCATTGCTACCGGAGGTGCCGCAGCCGTGGATGTGGCTGGGCGCGGTCCACAAGGTGGAGGCCGCGGATGCACTGCTGCGCGGCCGGGACGTGGCGCGTCCCCTGAAGCAGGCCATGGTGGAACTGCGCCAGGCGCTCGCGCTCAACCCATCGCTGGCCCAGGCGTGGCTGCTGCTCGGCGAGGCGCAGGCCGTGGTGGCGCGCTCGCATGCTCGCAACGGCCAGGGCCGCGATGAGGACTTCGATGCCGCGGCCCAGTCCTTCCAGAAGGCCCTGGACCTGGAGCCCGCGCGTCCGGAGTCCCGCACCGCCTTCGCGCGGTTCTGCCTCGCGTGGAGTGCGTGGCGCTCGCAAGCCGGCCTGGATGCCACGCTGGTGCTGGAGCGGGGACTGACGCTGGCGGAGGCGGCGGAGGCGGCGCGGCCCGCGTGGGCGGAGGCGCTGGCCGTGCGCGCCGCCCTGCTGTCCGAGCGGGTGAAGCTGCCCGACCCGTCTGAGTCCCGTCAGGCGCAATGGAGCGCGGCCCGGGAGGAGCTGACGCGCGTCCTCGCGAGCGACGACGCACGGAAGCGAGCCCTGGTCCGCGAGCAGGCCCGCCTGGTGCGGGCTACTTTGCGGTGA